A single region of the Pseudomonas solani genome encodes:
- a CDS encoding peptidylprolyl isomerase, protein MKQFPRLALASSILALLLAGCDSSSDSIAEVNGKPVTQAQFDAFLKFKRVPAQNAEWVSRELDEYLEREGLAGQIEAQGLLPAEQVETEVAEFRKQMLISRYFEEFLRERVTDEAVRNFYATNPDQFQARKVHVAHILLRTNPGMSENERQALLSKAQEVQSRINAGEDFTALAATFSEDQLSAKQGGDLGWLQEGAIDPAFSGKVFAMKPGELSEPVVTPFGFHVIKVIEGPQVVKQPFEAVSGDIRYRLRQEAKQAELERLAKAAKIDRKTPPAPAEGTAAKEGEDRAAG, encoded by the coding sequence ATGAAGCAGTTCCCACGCCTCGCCTTGGCGTCCTCGATCCTGGCCCTGCTCCTGGCGGGCTGTGATTCCTCCAGCGATTCCATCGCCGAGGTGAACGGCAAGCCGGTCACCCAGGCGCAGTTCGACGCCTTCCTCAAGTTCAAGCGGGTTCCGGCGCAGAACGCCGAATGGGTCAGCCGCGAGCTGGACGAGTACCTGGAGCGCGAAGGCCTGGCCGGCCAGATCGAAGCCCAGGGCCTGCTCCCCGCCGAGCAGGTGGAGACCGAGGTGGCCGAGTTCCGCAAGCAGATGCTGATCAGCCGCTACTTCGAGGAGTTCCTGCGCGAGCGGGTGACCGACGAAGCGGTGCGCAACTTCTACGCCACCAACCCCGACCAGTTCCAGGCGCGCAAGGTGCACGTCGCCCATATCCTCCTGCGCACCAACCCCGGCATGAGCGAGAACGAGCGCCAGGCCCTGCTGAGCAAGGCCCAGGAAGTGCAGTCGCGGATCAACGCCGGCGAGGACTTCACCGCGCTGGCCGCCACCTTCTCCGAGGACCAGCTGTCCGCCAAGCAGGGCGGTGACCTTGGCTGGCTGCAGGAAGGCGCCATCGACCCGGCGTTCAGCGGCAAGGTATTCGCCATGAAGCCGGGCGAGCTGTCCGAGCCCGTGGTCACTCCCTTCGGCTTCCACGTGATCAAGGTGATCGAAGGGCCGCAGGTGGTGAAGCAGCCGTTCGAAGCGGTCAGTGGCGACATCCGCTATCGACTGCGCCAGGAGGCCAAGCAGGCCGAACTGGAGCGCCTGGCCAAGGCGGCGAAGATCGACCGCAAGACGCCCCCGGCCCCTGCCGAGGGCACTGCCGCCAAGGAAGGCGAAGACCGTGCCGCGGGTTGA
- a CDS encoding peptidyl-prolyl cis-trans isomerase, protein MPRVEWTLGCLLAALLLAGCRDDDGAEALAQVPIEPSATLVTVDESPITRAQLELTVERTLGESAPLFANDEVERKILDSLVASRAMALLAERELDAGERAQLDLKAQAYREELLVRHYLEQHATPEPVTSEQVADYYQRHPEEFGGGVEKSFEIITSDQELDETQRAELIALLSGAEVQGNDWQKRVAAWRAAGKPLEYRSNRIKPELLEQPLRSLVEPTQAGSIAPLYVDGQMLLVRVTAEERLPARPLSEVSGEIREKLAPQALKQAVKSLSEEATRQVKVQYSSR, encoded by the coding sequence GTGCCGCGGGTTGAGTGGACGCTGGGTTGCCTGCTGGCGGCGCTGCTGCTGGCCGGCTGCCGTGACGACGACGGTGCCGAGGCCCTGGCGCAGGTACCGATCGAGCCGTCGGCGACCCTGGTCACGGTGGACGAAAGCCCCATCACCCGGGCCCAGCTGGAGCTGACCGTCGAGCGCACCCTGGGCGAGTCGGCACCGCTGTTCGCCAACGACGAAGTGGAACGCAAGATCCTCGACAGCCTGGTGGCCAGCCGCGCCATGGCCCTGCTCGCCGAGCGCGAACTGGATGCCGGCGAGCGCGCCCAGCTGGACCTCAAGGCCCAGGCCTACCGCGAAGAACTGCTGGTGCGCCACTACCTGGAGCAGCACGCCACGCCGGAGCCGGTGACCAGCGAGCAGGTGGCCGACTACTACCAGCGCCACCCCGAGGAATTCGGCGGCGGCGTGGAAAAGAGCTTCGAAATCATCACCAGCGACCAGGAGCTGGATGAAACCCAGCGCGCCGAACTCATCGCACTGCTCAGCGGTGCCGAGGTGCAGGGCAACGACTGGCAGAAGCGGGTGGCCGCCTGGCGCGCCGCCGGCAAGCCGCTGGAATACCGCAGCAACCGCATCAAGCCCGAACTGCTGGAGCAGCCCCTGCGCAGCCTGGTGGAACCCACCCAGGCGGGCAGCATCGCGCCGCTCTACGTGGACGGCCAGATGCTGCTGGTGCGGGTGACCGCCGAGGAGCGCCTGCCGGCCAGGCCGCTGTCGGAAGTGAGTGGCGAGATACGCGAGAAACTGGCGCCGCAGGCCCTCAAACAGGCGGTGAAAAGCCTGAGTGAAGAGGCGACGCGCCAGGTGAAGGTGCAATACAGCTCGCGCTAG